A window of Campylobacter cuniculorum DSM 23162 = LMG 24588 contains these coding sequences:
- the sucD gene encoding succinate--CoA ligase subunit alpha, with amino-acid sequence MSILVNKSTKVIVQGFTGKEATFHAEQCIAYGTDIVGGVTPFKGGQTHLNKPVFDTVAEAVKATGAEVSLIFVPAFAVGDSVIEAADAGIKLAVVITEHTPVKDMMFAKNYANKKGMKIIGPNCPGIITSEECKLGIMPGFIFKKGCVGLISKSGTLTYEATNQVVKSGYGISTAVGIGGDPIIGLSYKELLSEFEKDDETKAMVMIGEIGGSLEVEAARFIKENIKKPVVAFIAGATAPKGKRMGHAGAIVGSADESATAKKEALKSYGIHVVDSPALIGEEIKKILG; translated from the coding sequence ATGAGTATTTTAGTCAATAAAAGCACAAAGGTAATTGTTCAAGGTTTTACAGGTAAAGAAGCAACTTTTCATGCTGAACAATGCATAGCTTATGGCACTGATATAGTTGGTGGGGTTACACCTTTTAAAGGCGGACAAACTCATTTAAATAAACCTGTTTTTGATACTGTTGCAGAAGCTGTTAAGGCAACGGGTGCAGAAGTGAGCTTGATTTTTGTCCCTGCTTTTGCTGTGGGAGATAGCGTTATAGAAGCAGCTGATGCGGGTATAAAACTCGCCGTTGTTATCACAGAGCATACTCCTGTTAAAGATATGATGTTTGCTAAAAATTACGCAAATAAAAAAGGAATGAAAATCATAGGTCCAAATTGTCCGGGTATTATCACTTCTGAAGAGTGTAAATTAGGCATTATGCCCGGATTTATCTTTAAAAAAGGTTGCGTAGGATTAATCTCTAAATCCGGAACCCTTACCTATGAAGCAACAAATCAAGTCGTAAAAAGTGGCTATGGAATTTCAACTGCTGTTGGAATAGGTGGAGACCCTATTATAGGACTTTCTTATAAGGAATTATTGAGTGAATTTGAAAAAGATGATGAAACCAAGGCTATGGTTATGATTGGTGAGATAGGCGGAAGTTTAGAGGTAGAAGCAGCCCGATTCATTAAAGAAAATATTAAAAAACCTGTTGTAGCCTTTATCGCAGGTGCTACTGCACCGAAAGGAAAAAGAATGGGACACGCAGGTGCTATTGTAGGCAGTGCAGATGAAAGTGCAACAGCAAAGAAAGAAGCACTTAAATCTTATGGAATTCATGTGGTTGATTCTCCTGCTTTGATTGGTGAAGAGATTAAAAAAATACTAGGTTAA
- a CDS encoding AsmA-like C-terminal domain-containing protein, whose amino-acid sequence MKKKILYILGVFGVLIFVSFLVLKNGISISSVHSNFLTLEQLYIKLDKKLILRAKNITLNLQNNKNSQNIDDTSKELLEVVKNINYLYMLVQEIDIANFDFKDDHIRILFKNDDFLVDNKLFLLRINLQKPNEHLINADIKKLWIKDYNLSIEGNLDIDTKSQFYYFNAKAYSHLIDFNTSISYKKGQMSYEITNANTKHLSQILKQILEQSQNKIALSQHLTDLLTKGIKAEFYHIEYLKGFADLKKQNYYLDEIQSSSFMQNAEIKLNHNMNAIKIPHLALKLEAQRLDFNFDKATYNGADLDKSKIYLYDIFNKNIGMSLHILSHNLKLDEKLFQLLKSYGLTLPFYQKSGAVKTDFNLKIAFLKADRKNIQYNGEFELKNANLSLLDFNVTQAFVYLKQDDLKIENADVKNDFLEAHFDANIDLLEKKGTFLTDILSLHNEFIDMKNQKINLNLDFSQAVKMSVPQWGLDMNFQQGLEASLSKISALVPYSSLLQKFNLKNASNVYYKSENFKDFTLKIDEAQFKSDFLIAGKTPYERDSFDISNQNDRIQIHSKSNLVNANLNKQNKEIHLNNLTYIYKKSEGGNFNIDQENIVFGGANFGIILADMNKTLQFDKIEASLDKGIINAKANKNQADFKLYYSPDDLKLEVKNMNDEFINTFLQKQAVQDGVFNLNVKGSGLEFFSGQFELKNTFLKDLKGINALISFIDTVPSLLLFKSPTFNQKGLSLIEGKVVFNRKKDLLSIEAINLNGESVDIFGLGNANLRLSTIDLDLELKTLKSASTAISKVPFLNYVVLGKDQEISTNLKIDGTFEDPKFHTQILTDTLKTPFNLIKNIIQLPVNLFQ is encoded by the coding sequence ATGAAAAAAAAGATTCTGTATATTTTGGGCGTGTTTGGTGTGCTTATATTTGTTTCATTTTTGGTTTTGAAAAACGGAATTTCCATATCTAGCGTCCATTCTAATTTTTTAACATTAGAGCAATTATATATTAAATTAGATAAAAAACTCATTTTACGAGCAAAAAATATCACTTTAAATTTACAAAATAATAAAAATTCCCAAAACATAGACGACACCTCAAAAGAGCTTTTAGAAGTTGTAAAAAATATCAATTATCTTTATATGCTTGTGCAAGAAATTGATATTGCAAATTTCGATTTTAAAGATGACCATATAAGAATTCTTTTTAAAAATGATGATTTTCTTGTTGATAACAAGCTTTTTCTCCTTAGAATCAACCTGCAAAAGCCAAACGAACATCTTATTAATGCAGATATTAAGAAATTATGGATTAAGGATTATAACTTAAGTATAGAAGGAAATTTAGACATTGATACAAAAAGTCAATTCTATTATTTTAATGCTAAAGCTTATTCACATTTGATAGATTTTAATACAAGCATTTCTTATAAAAAGGGACAAATGTCTTATGAAATTACAAATGCTAATACAAAACATCTTTCACAAATTTTAAAACAAATCCTAGAACAAAGTCAAAACAAGATAGCCTTGTCTCAACATCTTACTGATTTATTGACAAAGGGCATTAAGGCTGAATTTTATCATATAGAATACCTTAAAGGTTTTGCGGATTTAAAAAAACAAAATTATTATTTAGATGAAATTCAAAGCTCTTCTTTTATGCAAAATGCTGAAATTAAATTAAATCATAATATGAATGCGATTAAAATTCCTCATCTTGCTTTAAAGCTTGAAGCACAAAGACTTGATTTTAATTTTGATAAAGCAACTTACAACGGAGCAGATTTAGATAAAAGCAAGATTTATTTGTATGATATATTTAATAAAAACATAGGAATGTCTTTACATATTCTATCTCATAATTTAAAACTAGATGAAAAACTCTTTCAACTCTTAAAATCTTATGGTTTAACCTTGCCTTTTTATCAAAAAAGCGGAGCAGTCAAAACAGATTTTAATTTAAAAATAGCTTTTTTAAAAGCTGATAGAAAAAATATACAATACAACGGGGAATTTGAGCTTAAAAATGCAAATTTGTCTTTGCTTGATTTTAATGTGACTCAAGCCTTTGTTTATCTTAAGCAAGATGATTTAAAGATTGAAAATGCTGATGTGAAAAATGATTTTTTAGAAGCTCATTTTGATGCAAATATTGATTTGCTAGAAAAAAAGGGCACATTTTTAACTGATATTTTGAGTTTGCATAATGAATTTATAGATATGAAAAATCAAAAAATAAATCTTAATTTAGATTTTTCTCAAGCCGTTAAAATGTCTGTTCCTCAATGGGGGCTTGATATGAATTTTCAACAAGGTTTAGAGGCAAGTTTGAGTAAAATTTCAGCCCTTGTTCCCTATTCGTCTTTGCTTCAAAAATTTAATTTAAAAAATGCCTCAAATGTATATTATAAGAGTGAAAATTTTAAAGATTTTACGTTAAAAATTGATGAAGCACAATTTAAAAGCGATTTTTTAATCGCGGGTAAAACTCCTTATGAAAGGGATAGTTTTGACATCAGCAATCAAAACGACAGAATACAGATTCATTCTAAAAGCAATCTTGTCAATGCAAATTTAAACAAACAAAACAAAGAAATTCATTTAAATAATCTCACTTATATTTACAAAAAGAGCGAGGGGGGAAATTTTAACATTGATCAAGAAAATATTGTTTTTGGCGGAGCAAATTTTGGCATTATTTTAGCAGATATGAATAAGACTTTGCAATTTGATAAGATTGAAGCTTCTTTAGATAAGGGGATTATAAACGCAAAGGCAAATAAAAATCAAGCCGATTTTAAGCTTTATTATTCTCCTGATGATTTAAAACTTGAAGTAAAAAATATGAACGATGAATTTATCAATACCTTTTTACAAAAACAAGCGGTGCAAGATGGTGTGTTTAATTTAAATGTAAAGGGGAGTGGATTAGAATTTTTTTCAGGGCAATTTGAATTGAAAAATACTTTTTTAAAAGACTTAAAAGGGATTAACGCGTTGATTTCTTTTATCGACACTGTGCCGAGTTTGCTTTTGTTTAAATCTCCAACTTTTAATCAAAAAGGACTCAGTTTGATTGAAGGTAAAGTAGTATTTAATCGTAAGAAAGATTTATTGAGTATTGAAGCAATTAATTTAAACGGAGAGAGTGTGGATATTTTTGGCTTAGGAAATGCGAATTTGCGTTTAAGCACTATAGATTTGGATTTAGAGCTTAAGACTTTAAAATCTGCTTCTACAGCAATTTCAAAAGTTCCATTTCTTAATTATGTGGTTTTAGGTAAAGACCAAGAAATCAGCACGAATTTAAAAATTGATGGCACCTTTGAAGATCCTAAATTTCACACTCAAATTTTAACTGACACTTTGAAAACGCCTTTTAATTTGATTAAGAACATCATTCAACTTCCGGTGAATTTATTTCAATGA
- a CDS encoding 4Fe-4S dicluster domain-containing protein, whose protein sequence is MSITAPKDTPVWVDEHRCKACNICVSYCPAGVLAMRDELSAVLGQMIEVVHPESCIGCSECELHCPDFAIMVAKRDEFKFAKLTPESKDRAKAVKDNKYRKLNV, encoded by the coding sequence ATGAGTATAACAGCTCCAAAAGACACCCCGGTTTGGGTTGATGAGCACAGATGTAAGGCTTGCAATATTTGCGTTAGCTATTGCCCCGCTGGGGTTTTAGCTATGCGTGATGAGTTGAGTGCAGTTTTGGGACAAATGATAGAAGTGGTGCATCCTGAATCCTGTATAGGTTGCTCTGAATGTGAATTGCATTGTCCTGATTTTGCTATTATGGTGGCAAAAAGAGATGAATTTAAATTTGCCAAACTTACTCCTGAATCTAAAGATAGAGCTAAGGCAGTAAAAGACAATAAATACAGAAAATTAAATGTTTAG
- a CDS encoding 2-oxoacid:acceptor oxidoreductase family protein, translated as MKYQLRFGGEGGQGVITAGEILAEAAIKEGRSAFKASTYTSQVRGGPTKVDIIIDDKEILFPYAVEGEVDFMLSTADKGYKGFRGGVKEGGVIVVEPNLVHPESEDYKKWKVFEIPIITIAKDEVGNVATQSVVALAIAAYMSKCIDLDKLKDTMLHMVPPKTRDANAKAFDLGIKYASEAKPKCV; from the coding sequence ATGAAATATCAATTAAGATTTGGCGGTGAAGGCGGACAAGGCGTTATAACTGCGGGTGAGATTTTAGCTGAAGCTGCTATTAAAGAAGGTCGTTCTGCTTTTAAGGCTTCAACTTATACCTCTCAAGTGCGTGGAGGTCCTACAAAAGTAGATATTATTATTGATGATAAAGAAATTCTTTTCCCTTATGCAGTTGAAGGTGAGGTTGATTTTATGCTTTCTACCGCAGATAAAGGTTACAAGGGTTTTAGAGGTGGAGTTAAAGAAGGTGGTGTGATTGTTGTTGAGCCTAATTTAGTTCATCCTGAAAGTGAGGATTATAAAAAATGGAAGGTGTTTGAAATTCCTATCATCACAATCGCTAAAGATGAAGTGGGCAATGTTGCAACTCAATCTGTTGTCGCTTTGGCTATCGCTGCTTATATGAGCAAGTGCATTGATTTGGATAAATTAAAAGACACCATGCTTCATATGGTTCCGCCAAAAACAAGAGATGCGAATGCAAAAGCTTTTGATTTAGGGATTAAATATGCAAGCGAGGCTAAACCTAAATGCGTCTAA
- the sucC gene encoding ADP-forming succinate--CoA ligase subunit beta, whose amino-acid sequence MNIHEYQAKEIFASYNIPTLKGKVAFSVDEAVQNAKDLGGNVWAVKAQIHAGGRGLGGGVKIAKNLDEVKNYANQILGMNLVTHQTGPEGKLVQKLYIESGANIVKEYYLAILFNRMAEQITIIASSEGGMDIEKVAKESPDKIAKVGIDPQIGFKLFHGLEVAKVLGLDKDEAKKLISMIEKLYKLYMDKDMNMLEINPLIKTAEGDFYALDAKCSFDDSALYRHEEIAKLRDITEENPAEREAGEYGLSYVKLDGDVACMVNGAGLAMATMDIINYSGCKPANFLDVGGGANPQTVAKAFEIILRDKNVKVIFINIFGGIVRCDRIANGILEATKNVEVNVPVVVRLDGTNAKEAKEILEKSNLKNIKAATDLKNGAELVKSLV is encoded by the coding sequence ATGAATATACACGAGTATCAAGCAAAAGAAATTTTTGCAAGTTATAATATACCTACCCTTAAGGGCAAGGTAGCATTTAGCGTTGATGAAGCTGTGCAAAATGCTAAAGATTTAGGTGGCAACGTTTGGGCGGTGAAGGCTCAAATTCACGCAGGAGGTAGAGGACTTGGGGGCGGTGTTAAAATCGCTAAAAATTTAGATGAAGTTAAAAACTACGCAAACCAAATTTTAGGTATGAATTTAGTCACACATCAAACAGGACCCGAAGGTAAGCTTGTGCAAAAGCTTTATATAGAGAGTGGAGCAAATATTGTTAAAGAATATTATTTGGCTATACTTTTTAACAGAATGGCAGAACAAATCACTATCATTGCTTCAAGTGAAGGAGGAATGGATATAGAAAAAGTGGCTAAGGAAAGTCCGGATAAAATTGCAAAAGTAGGTATTGATCCACAAATAGGCTTTAAACTCTTTCATGGACTTGAGGTTGCTAAGGTGCTTGGACTTGACAAAGATGAAGCGAAAAAATTAATTTCAATGATAGAAAAACTCTATAAACTTTACATGGATAAAGATATGAATATGTTAGAAATCAATCCTTTAATCAAAACTGCTGAAGGTGATTTTTATGCCTTAGATGCAAAATGCAGTTTTGACGATAGTGCTCTTTACCGCCACGAAGAGATTGCAAAATTGAGAGATATTACAGAAGAAAATCCTGCTGAAAGAGAAGCGGGTGAATATGGATTAAGCTATGTTAAACTCGATGGAGATGTTGCTTGCATGGTTAATGGAGCCGGACTTGCAATGGCAACTATGGATATCATCAATTATAGCGGTTGCAAACCAGCAAATTTCTTAGATGTGGGTGGTGGGGCAAATCCACAAACCGTGGCAAAAGCCTTTGAAATCATTTTAAGAGATAAAAATGTTAAGGTTATTTTTATTAATATCTTCGGTGGTATTGTTCGTTGTGATAGAATTGCAAATGGAATTTTAGAAGCAACAAAAAATGTTGAAGTGAATGTTCCTGTTGTTGTGCGTCTTGATGGGACAAATGCTAAAGAAGCAAAAGAAATTTTAGAAAAATCAAATCTTAAAAATATTAAAGCAGCGACTGACCTTAAAAATGGTGCAGAGCTTGTAAAAAGTTTAGTATAA
- a CDS encoding malate dehydrogenase codes for MKISIIGAGNVGLSIAYALILREFAQELVLIDRSEEVLIARELELSQSITALNLAINLICTKDYSHTSNSDIVIFAAGVPRKDGQSRDELYQTNAKIMLDCAKNIKQFVENPLFIIITNPVDFLLNTLYESNLFSPKKIIAMAGILDNARFKYEAAKKLGVPTSSVDTRLIGFHNDDMVLLFSYAKVKNRSIEEFLDEEELEDLENEVKTGGAKVIKHLKTSAFLAPASACIRMLESIRSGEFLPMSVILHGEFGVENKALGVMARLGLEGVIEVMKLTLSAEEEKKLKKSLIKYQYKGE; via the coding sequence ATGAAAATTTCTATTATCGGTGCAGGAAATGTAGGTTTAAGCATTGCTTATGCTTTGATTTTAAGGGAATTTGCACAAGAACTTGTTTTAATCGATCGGAGTGAGGAGGTGCTTATAGCTAGAGAATTAGAGCTTTCTCAAAGCATCACAGCACTCAATTTAGCTATAAATCTTATTTGCACTAAGGATTATTCTCATACGAGCAATTCTGATATTGTCATTTTTGCTGCAGGTGTACCAAGAAAAGATGGACAAAGTAGGGATGAGCTTTACCAAACCAATGCAAAGATTATGCTCGATTGTGCTAAAAATATAAAGCAATTTGTTGAAAATCCTCTTTTTATTATCATCACAAATCCGGTGGATTTCTTGCTCAATACCCTCTATGAAAGCAATCTTTTTTCGCCTAAAAAGATTATTGCGATGGCAGGAATTTTAGACAATGCAAGATTTAAATACGAAGCAGCTAAGAAGCTTGGAGTTCCAACTTCAAGTGTTGATACCAGACTCATAGGTTTTCATAATGATGATATGGTCTTACTTTTTTCTTATGCAAAAGTTAAAAACAGAAGCATTGAAGAATTTTTAGACGAAGAAGAACTTGAGGACTTAGAAAATGAAGTTAAAACAGGAGGTGCGAAGGTGATTAAACACCTTAAAACTTCCGCTTTCTTAGCACCTGCAAGTGCTTGTATAAGAATGCTTGAGTCCATAAGAAGTGGCGAGTTTTTGCCTATGAGTGTGATTTTACATGGTGAATTTGGAGTGGAAAATAAGGCTTTAGGTGTGATGGCAAGATTAGGTTTAGAAGGCGTTATTGAGGTGATGAAACTCACTCTTAGTGCTGAGGAAGAAAAAAAGTTAAAAAAATCTTTAATTAAATATCAATACAAGGGAGAATGA
- a CDS encoding 2-oxoglutarate synthase subunit alpha, with translation MREVIATGNVLIAQAAIDCGCKFFGGYPITPSSEIAHELSHLLPVNDGTFIQMEDEISGVSVAIGAAMSGVKSMTASSGPGISLKAEQIGLAFIAEIPLVIVNVMRGGPSTGLPTRVAQGDLFQAKAPTHGDFASIAIAPASLEEAYTQTIRAFNLAEKFMTPVFLLMDETVGHMNGKAILPDLKDIEIINRAKFEGDKKSYKPYAAGENEAATLNPFFTGYRYHITGLHHGDIGFPTEDGAIVKKNIERLVGKIKNRKDEICAYEEYMIDDADLLIIAYGSVSRSAKEAILRLREEGIKVGLFRPITLYPVAEEKIAEVVNRFKKVIVSELNMGQYLEEIQRVSGRRDFISLHRANGRPITPSELIAKVKENI, from the coding sequence ATGAGAGAAGTTATAGCAACAGGAAATGTATTGATTGCTCAAGCAGCAATTGATTGTGGATGCAAATTTTTTGGAGGTTATCCTATCACTCCAAGTTCTGAAATTGCTCACGAATTAAGCCATTTATTGCCTGTAAATGATGGTACTTTTATCCAAATGGAAGATGAAATTTCAGGTGTGAGTGTAGCCATAGGAGCAGCAATGAGTGGAGTTAAATCAATGACAGCAAGTAGCGGTCCGGGAATTTCATTGAAAGCTGAACAAATTGGACTTGCTTTTATCGCTGAAATTCCCCTTGTAATCGTCAATGTTATGAGAGGCGGTCCATCAACAGGACTTCCAACACGAGTTGCACAAGGGGATTTATTTCAAGCTAAGGCACCAACTCATGGGGATTTTGCGAGCATAGCGATTGCTCCAGCATCTTTAGAAGAAGCTTATACTCAAACAATAAGAGCATTTAATTTAGCCGAAAAATTTATGACTCCGGTGTTTTTACTTATGGATGAAACCGTAGGACATATGAATGGCAAAGCAATTTTGCCTGATTTAAAGGATATTGAGATTATCAATCGTGCTAAATTTGAAGGAGATAAAAAAAGTTATAAACCTTATGCAGCCGGTGAAAATGAAGCTGCTACGCTTAATCCTTTCTTTACGGGTTATCGCTATCATATTACAGGACTTCATCACGGAGATATAGGCTTTCCAACAGAAGATGGAGCTATTGTTAAAAAAAATATAGAAAGATTGGTTGGAAAGATTAAGAATCGCAAAGATGAAATTTGTGCTTATGAAGAATATATGATAGATGATGCAGACCTTTTGATTATCGCTTATGGAAGTGTGAGTCGTTCGGCTAAAGAAGCGATTTTAAGATTAAGAGAAGAAGGGATTAAAGTGGGACTTTTCCGCCCTATTACTCTTTATCCGGTTGCAGAAGAAAAAATCGCAGAAGTGGTCAATCGTTTCAAAAAGGTCATAGTCAGCGAGCTTAATATGGGACAATATCTTGAGGAAATTCAAAGAGTGAGTGGAAGAAGGGATTTTATCAGCCTCCATAGAGCTAATGGTCGCCCTATCACTCCAAGTGAGCTTATTGCTAAAGTAAAGGAGAATATATAA
- a CDS encoding 2-oxoglutarate ferredoxin oxidoreductase subunit beta, whose amino-acid sequence MAFDYDEYLRVDKLPTQWCWGCGDGVVLKCIIRAIQKIGWNMDDVCLVSGIGCSGRMSSYVNCNTVHTTHGRAIAYATGIKLANPSKKVIVVSGDGDTLAIGGNHTIHGCRRNIDLTHIVINNFIYGLTNSQTSPTTPKGFYTVTAQFGNIDPNFDACKLTKAAGASFVARGNVIEANKLENLIYKALEHKGYSFIDVFSNCHINLGRKNKMGEAVAMLDWIKNLIVDKAKFDQLSPEEQKGKFPTGILYQDETQPEYCHAYEEVRRAAKEKRMVDLGALK is encoded by the coding sequence ATGGCATTTGATTATGATGAATATCTAAGAGTGGATAAACTTCCTACACAATGGTGTTGGGGTTGTGGAGATGGCGTTGTTTTAAAATGTATCATTCGAGCCATACAAAAAATTGGTTGGAATATGGACGATGTGTGTTTGGTTTCAGGGATAGGATGTAGCGGTAGAATGAGTTCTTATGTTAATTGCAATACCGTGCATACCACTCACGGAAGAGCCATTGCTTATGCAACAGGCATTAAACTTGCAAATCCGAGTAAAAAGGTCATTGTCGTCAGCGGGGATGGCGATACTTTAGCTATTGGAGGTAATCATACCATTCATGGTTGCCGAAGAAATATAGACTTAACTCATATTGTGATTAATAATTTCATTTATGGTCTTACAAATTCTCAAACTTCTCCAACCACTCCAAAAGGTTTTTACACAGTAACAGCTCAATTTGGTAATATTGACCCAAATTTTGATGCTTGTAAGCTTACAAAGGCTGCAGGTGCGTCTTTTGTAGCCAGAGGAAATGTGATTGAGGCGAATAAACTTGAAAATTTAATTTATAAAGCATTAGAGCATAAGGGTTATAGTTTTATTGATGTATTTTCAAATTGCCATATTAATCTTGGACGCAAAAACAAGATGGGAGAAGCTGTAGCTATGCTTGATTGGATTAAAAATCTCATTGTTGATAAAGCAAAATTTGACCAATTAAGCCCTGAAGAGCAAAAGGGTAAATTCCCAACGGGAATTTTATATCAAGATGAAACTCAACCTGAATACTGCCACGCTTACGAAGAAGTGCGTCGTGCGGCTAAAGAAAAAAGAATGGTGGATTTAGGAGCGTTAAAATGA
- a CDS encoding NADP-dependent isocitrate dehydrogenase — MHITYTLTDESPALATYSFLPIVQAFLSRANIAVKTSDISLSGRIIAHFGDYLTNEQKCEDALKDLGELVKKADANLIKTPNISASIPQLKAAIKELQDKGYMLPNYPDEPKNDEEIQIKEKYQKILGSAVNPVLRQGNSDRRCTKAVKEYAKNNPYRVIPFDKKSKTKVSYMKEGDFFSNEKAVLIEKDCTANIEFVSDSGKSEILKEGLKLEKNEILDATFMDVEKLKAFYEKEIEFCKKEDLLFSLHLKATMMKVSDPIIFGYALEVFFKELFAEFKDEFGRLGINANNGLSELLNKIENSKKKEEILKKYKEILDTRAEISMVNSDKGITNLHVPSDVIVDASMPAMLKNGAKLWDKNGKEKDTNALIPDQTYATIYEAVIEDLHENGTLNPRILGTVSNVGLMARKAQEYGSHDKTFVAKEEGIFKIVAEGKTLLEHRVKKGDIYRANQAKFDAIINWIDLGIERANLTGSEAIFWLDEKRESNKIMASLVKERLKEKGQDIKILAPKEACLKSLELIRAGKDAISITGNVLRDYLTDLFPILELGTSAKMLSVVPMLNGGAMFETGAGGSAPKQVEQLIEENHLRWDSLGEFLALQASLEFYANKCSNNKARVLAACLDEAIGEWLENNKAPSRKVNEDDNRTSHFYLAMYLAHHLSRQANDIELQTFFKDIALELSSNEEKIRQEFIDAQGVKVDLGGYYKFDDKKAKSIMCPSKTFNAIIAKIEQKR, encoded by the coding sequence ATGCATATTACTTATACTTTAACTGATGAGTCCCCAGCTCTTGCGACTTATTCGTTTCTTCCAATCGTCCAAGCTTTTTTAAGCAGAGCAAATATAGCTGTTAAGACCTCTGATATTTCTTTATCCGGAAGGATTATAGCTCATTTTGGCGATTACCTTACAAATGAACAAAAATGCGAAGATGCCTTAAAAGATTTAGGGGAGCTTGTTAAAAAAGCAGATGCAAATTTGATTAAAACCCCAAATATTTCAGCCTCTATTCCACAGCTTAAAGCAGCGATTAAAGAGCTTCAAGATAAGGGCTATATGTTACCAAATTACCCAGATGAACCAAAAAATGACGAAGAAATTCAAATTAAAGAAAAATATCAAAAAATTTTAGGTTCAGCTGTCAATCCCGTTTTGCGTCAAGGTAATTCGGACCGCCGTTGCACTAAAGCTGTAAAAGAATATGCGAAAAACAATCCCTACCGCGTTATACCTTTTGATAAAAAGTCTAAAACCAAAGTTTCTTATATGAAAGAAGGAGATTTTTTTTCAAATGAAAAAGCGGTTTTAATCGAAAAAGATTGCACTGCAAATATAGAATTTGTTTCAGATAGCGGAAAAAGTGAAATTTTAAAAGAAGGTTTAAAACTTGAAAAAAATGAAATTTTAGACGCGACTTTTATGGATGTTGAAAAACTTAAAGCCTTTTATGAAAAGGAAATTGAATTTTGTAAAAAAGAAGATTTGCTTTTTTCTTTGCACCTTAAAGCAACGATGATGAAGGTCAGCGACCCTATAATTTTTGGCTACGCTCTTGAAGTATTTTTTAAAGAACTCTTTGCTGAATTTAAAGATGAATTTGGGAGATTAGGCATTAATGCAAACAATGGTTTATCCGAGCTTTTAAATAAAATCGAAAATTCAAAGAAAAAAGAAGAAATACTTAAAAAATACAAAGAAATTTTAGACACAAGAGCTGAAATTTCTATGGTTAATTCCGATAAAGGCATCACAAATTTGCATGTCCCAAGTGATGTGATTGTTGATGCTTCAATGCCTGCTATGCTTAAAAATGGAGCAAAACTTTGGGATAAAAATGGCAAAGAAAAGGATACAAATGCTCTCATTCCAGACCAAACTTACGCGACAATCTATGAAGCGGTTATTGAAGATTTACACGAAAATGGTACGCTTAATCCTAGAATTTTAGGAACGGTTTCAAATGTGGGTTTAATGGCTAGAAAAGCTCAAGAATACGGCTCTCACGACAAAACTTTTGTGGCAAAAGAAGAGGGAATTTTTAAAATCGTAGCAGAGGGCAAGACCTTACTTGAACATAGGGTTAAAAAAGGCGATATTTATAGAGCCAATCAAGCGAAATTTGATGCGATTATTAATTGGATTGATTTAGGTATTGAGAGGGCAAATTTAACGGGGAGTGAAGCAATTTTTTGGCTTGATGAGAAAAGAGAAAGCAATAAAATTATGGCTTCTTTGGTTAAAGAAAGACTTAAAGAAAAAGGTCAAGATATAAAAATTTTAGCCCCAAAAGAAGCTTGCTTAAAAAGTTTAGAGCTTATTCGTGCGGGAAAAGATGCGATTTCAATCACTGGAAATGTTTTAAGGGATTATCTTACAGATTTATTTCCTATTTTAGAACTTGGAACAAGTGCAAAAATGCTTTCAGTTGTGCCTATGTTAAATGGAGGAGCCATGTTTGAAACCGGAGCGGGAGGTTCTGCTCCTAAACAAGTTGAACAGCTTATCGAGGAAAATCATTTGCGTTGGGATAGTTTAGGCGAATTTTTAGCTTTGCAAGCGAGTTTGGAATTTTATGCGAACAAATGCTCCAATAACAAAGCAAGAGTTTTAGCGGCTTGCCTTGATGAGGCTATAGGCGAATGGTTAGAAAATAATAAGGCTCCATCGAGAAAGGTCAATGAAGATGACAACCGCACAAGCCATTTTTATCTTGCAATGTATTTGGCTCATCATCTTTCCAGACAGGCTAATGATATAGAACTTCAAACTTTCTTTAAGGACATTGCTTTAGAACTTAGCTCAAATGAAGAAAAAATCAGACAAGAATTTATAGACGCACAAGGGGTTAAAGTTGATCTTGGTGGGTATTATAAATTTGATGATAAAAAAGCTAAAAGCATTATGTGTCCTAGCAAGACTTTTAATGCTATCATTGCAAAGATAGAGCAAAAAAGATGA